The nucleotide window ccgccatCCCGGCGCTTCCCACCTTCGGCCTTTTCCACGATGCTCCGTCTCCAGCCGTCTGCCCTGACTCCCAGGCAGCCATAGTCCGAGCTCATCTACCCTGATTCCCTGACATCGACCCCCGAGCTTCTTTCCCGTCAATTCCCAGGGCTAGGCCATTCACCGCCTTCCACGATCCATATCTTCATCGGCACCCTTTCACTTCCGTCATGGCAATGCAAGACCATCCTTCTCCGTGTGGCCACCACCCCGAAATCCTCTTGGATAAAAAATGTTTAGTGGGCGAGTTGAAAAATTCCACTACCGCAAAATCCAAGAATAGCAAAGGGGTTCACTTGGAGGTTTCTCTTGAAGCAGTTGACCCTCCAGCCATCTCACTGTGCCTGGTCAGCTGCGTTGATCAGATCGGGGATCGCTTGACAGCACCGCCTCGTATACTTGGTGTAACTGGAGGCTTTGTACTGCTGGCTATCACCTTCTCGGACAATGTCAACCGTTGCTTGCAGTTCATCGACTATTTTGTTTACAAAGCAGGGCCCGATTTCGCCTCTCTTCATCTTCTTGCAAGGCCATACCCATCTTCTTTTTCGCCAAACATGGCTGCCATCTTGTCTGTTAGTGATAACAGTGAAGACTTTGCTGTCATTTTCCCACATGTTGAATATTTCAGACTTCGCAACCATTACACACTCCACATATATCGATCTGACACGAATGATTGGCACTCTCAGGCCGCTTGTATCGCTGAGGATAATGAGACAAGGAATGCCAGGGATAAGCTATTGCTTCATAATACCATGAGCGTGGCATATGCAGAAAAGGGTATCATAGGTTGGATTGATCTCTGGTGGGGAATTCTCTTATGCAATGTTTTGGATAAAAAGCCTACCATCCGTTTTGTTCCGTTGCCAGTTCCGGAACCGTGTGATACGTCTGAGTTCCATTTGATGTTTGAGAATCTCACTCCAAGACCACACCGTCATGTGACGATATTCAATGATTTGATCAAGTGTGTTGAGTTAGATTTTCATGTGCAAGATGCTTTCTTCAACATGAAGCGAGCAAAGGATTATGGCTGGATGGCTAAAACATGGACTAGATCAATTTATTCAGATGTTTGGTGTGATGGCTTGACGATTGATACGTCTGAGATATCTTTCACCGACTCAAGTTTGCCGAATTTGTTGCCTGGGATGTTTGATGAGGAAAACAATTTGACTTGGAAGAAATTGACTAGTGCTGGTCCTACATTAAGCTTGCTTGATGACAATGTTATTTACATTATGGCGAACGAGAGCATGTGCCATCCGACAGCATATGTACTTACTGTGGACACCAAAAGTTTGAAGCTCGAGTCTGGTGCGCAGTGTGCTCCTCAAAAGACGGCGTGGTTCGAACCAACATATGAACCGTGTGTTCTTTTTAGCTCTTTTGGCACGACTTCAGGTACTCGTCCCTAATAAATTTACGGAGTTAACAAAAAATTGTAATAACCGGAAAAGCACTAGTTAATATGGTAGTCTGATAACACATGTAATTAGTTGCTTTTTTGTTGATGAAAACATTACTGTTGCCTTACATTATGCTTTGCATTTTTTTGCAGAGTTGGTTAAAGAATTTGAAACCAAAGGGACAATATTTGAAATCAAGGAAGGGCCGGTGCTGTCGGTGGTGTCGAAGCGTCTCCGTGTGCTGCGGAAGAAGCAGAATCGCATCGCGCAGATGGAGGAGTCCGTCgctgctggcaagatgcttaacCAGGAGCAGAAGGAGCTCATGCACTCCAAGCCCGTCATCGCCGCGCTCATTGACGAGCTTGAGCGCCTCCGCGTACCACTCTCCACTGCTCTCACCAAGGAGCTCTCCACCGTCCCTGCACCTGCTGCCGGTTCCTCATCCTTTGGCTCCGATTTGTCCATCCAGGACCTCCTCGCGCTCATCTACTTCGGCTCCCTTTTTTATGTCAAGTCACCGAACGAGTTCATCGCCACCATGGTTGCGCGCAAGAACGAACGGAGCAGCTGCATCACCCACGGCTACGTATGGGATGATACCGTGGACCTGCTCGTGGAGAACGACCTTGACGCAGTGTCTGCTGTGGCGGCCCTTGCCGCGGCTCGCCCTTCTTCCGCAGATGGTGTCTCCCACCATGACGCACTCCAGGCCTGTGCCCATCATGCCCGCCTATGGCTAACCCGTGCTGATGCGCCGATCCACCCTGGCTCCTCTGTTACATGTGAGGGTTGATATAGGTTTGTAATTTGGTTTGATTTGAGGTGATTGCTGATTGAAATTTGTGGCCTTTTGCTGTAGATGCTGCGGTGAGGTCCAAGTTAGACAGGATCATGGCATCAGACTACTACACAGCACCTGCAGTTGCTGGGAACCATGGAGCTGAAGGTCTGCAGGCACAGATGAGCATGACCGACTCACCAGAGGCACCATCACTCAAGGAGACCCTAGCTGCTGAAAATCACAAGGTGAAATAGCAAATTGCACTCCTTAGTAATTTAATAGTATATGCTTAGCATGGTGAAGTGATCATTGCCCTGAAACTTTGTTCTGATCTTTGTCAATGATTGATCTGCTGTAGTGCACAGTGCTCCTAGTATTATTATTATCATcattgttgctgctgctggtgctTTTTGTGCTGATTCAGTAGTAATGATCAATGTGGATTATAGCTTTAATTGGAAAACTGTAAGGTCGATCCATTTGGGGTGTATATTATGCTGTTTCATATGGATGTTGTGCGTCGTTGCTTAGATATAACAGACAGTGCCTGTGCATTGGTGTTCTGAAAAAAACGCTGAAAATAATAACTTAAAAACTATGATCTTTGTATAATATTATGTGTAGTGCTACCACTATCTAGGTACAGGATGGTCTCTATTCTGATGGGTCTTCGCAGTTTGCAAACATAGTAATTGAGTTTTTGTTGTATTAAAGATTATAAATATCACGCGCTAGAATTCATCATATTGCAGTCATGCAATAACATGATTGTTTATTGTACATTTGTTCCTTTTTTACTTTGTTGGCCATTACTTAAAATGCTGGTTGAAAAGAACAGCAATCCCAATCCCTGATATCAAAACATTCTGAAAAGGATACACATGTAAATTCTCTTGTATTTTATTACGTTTGTAAATTTAACGGAAAAAGCTGGCATTTCTGCAGCATGAGTGGAGAAACCAAGTTTAGCGCTCTGACAATATTTGTACCCATTGTGTAAAACAAGTTTGGAGGCGGCCTCTCTGCATTGCAGTGTGCAGGGGTAAGGCTTGCCTCGTATAATCCTTCCCCAGGCCCCACCTGGCGTAGGAGCTTCTAGCACTGGGTCTCCTTTTTTTCTATACAAGTTTTGTGCCTCTAAAGATTACATTTTAGAGCCCAGATTTGTTTCTCTTGCTCAGGCGCAAAAAGGTGTTTGTTTTTCCAAGAAAACCTACTGGAATCTGAATGGTTCAAACATTTGCATGTGTAATTTTACCTGAATTTTAGACACTCAGAATTATTTATTTACCGTCCACTGAAGGAGCACATGCTCCTGGGACCTGGGGACCATTTTACTCCTATCTGTCATTCTTACTTCTTGTTGCTTATCTACTTTATGATTACAAGTCTAGGACTTGTGACCAACATTACTTTGATAACACAACTTAATAGTTGTATATTCTTTGGGTCTGGTAATATATGTTCGTTGGCATCCTAGCTGTGTACTTCGATATTATTGCTAGATTACTTTTCTGAGTTGCAGATTCTCTTTCATAACTATAGATCATTCGTAATCTTTTTTAAGTCCCGAGGGATCTTCTTTGACTTCCATTTGAGGAATTCTTATTATTTTTAGCCGCAATCTCCTAGGCGCATTGCAATGCTGCTAGTTGCAGAATCTATAGCCCTATTGTTCTTGCCAGTTTTGCAGTTCGTTGCGCAAGCTTGATTGTTGAGATAGTATGTAATTATTTACTCAGCATTAATATGACATGGGTAAAGCTCCAGCCTCTAGGGCTCATCATAAAATCACTTGCAATTTAAATATGTATAGAAGTTATAGTGTTGCTCTTTTGTGTGTGCTAACACTAAAGGTAGTGTCATTTTCCTAAATTGCAAAATGGGATTTCTAACCTAAGAGTTCACGTTCACAGTTCTCCATTCTTTATAATAACATTGTGATATTTTTAGTAACAATTTTATGCTGGCATCGCTTCTGCATTGATTTCCCTAGATTTAAACCTGTGTGTACGTGTACAGTTCTTTATGCTTTTAAAACTAAAAATCATGGTATATTCACTGTAAATCGTCCAAGCATCACCTACTGCATGTTGCCTCAGACATTATATTTAGAAACTGTACAATGTCCATCTCCACCTTTTAGTATTATGATTATTGGAACAAAAGCTAGACAGCACTGTCATCACCTTACTACACCTTTGGTAATATCACAGTTCTTTGGTGTAGAGTACTATTAAAATGCACctacatactccctccgtccggaaatacttgtcatcaagatgaataaaaggggatgtatctagatgtattttagttctagatacacccctttttatccattttgatgacaagtatttccggacggagggagtacataccTATGATAAATCACTGAGGTGGGGTACACATTTGAAATGATGCATTAATAATTAAGTAGTTCTCCTGGATAAATTGTGCTGTCTTGCATTTTCCAAACAGCCAATCGTGAACTTGGGTTATCGTTTAACTTTTGTGGTGTTTTCCCATTGTTTTGGGTTGCTGGGAATTCAAGTACTGCTTTTATTTTGTGCCATATGATGAGAGACCTTATCCAACTCACAGCGGTCGTCTGGACACTTAGTGTGTAATGGTGCATACATATTTCGCTGATGGCATTTCAGTTTTTTATGCATAAAGGATTTGATTTCCCGGAGAGCATTGTGTTAATGCAAGTTTTAGAATAACCCGAACTCCTGAAACTTTTGCCTCGGTCTTCACTGAAGATTTTTGGCGTTATTTGCTGGTGGCTGCCTTGTGAGCCATGCCCATGCTAGTGTCTTGGTAGTTGGTGTAGATTGATATAGAGAAGAAAATGCAGGTACATGTAATTGTTATTCTTGATGAGAGGGTCACATTTCCTAGAGGACTATATGGTTCCTCCTGGTTAGCCGTAGTCTGATTCCAAACTCAATGCCCTTAACTTACTCGACTGGACTCCTTGCCTCTGTAGGGTCAGTCGTATAATAAGTAAATATATCTCAAGCAGGACAGCAGTTGCACTTTGCTAGGAGGCTAAGCTGCCAGCTATAGTATTTTCTTTTCAGGGATGCCTTTTTTAATTGCGCTGGATGCA belongs to Triticum urartu cultivar G1812 chromosome 7, Tu2.1, whole genome shotgun sequence and includes:
- the LOC125518565 gene encoding uncharacterized protein LOC125518565: MSVAYAEKGIIGWIDLWWGILLCNVLDKKPTIRFVPLPVPEPCDTSEFHLMFENLTPRPHRHVTIFNDLIKCVELDFHVQDAFFNMKRAKDYGWMAKTWTRSIYSDVWCDGLTIDTSEISFTDSSLPNLLPGMFDEENNLTWKKLTSAGPTLSLLDDNVIYIMANESMCHPTAYVLTVDTKSLKLESGAQCAPQKTAWFEPTYEPCVLFSSFGTTSELVKEFETKGTIFEIKEGPVLSVVSKRLRVLRKKQNRIAQMEESVAAGKMLNQEQKELMHSKPVIAALIDELERLRVPLSTALTKELSTVPAPAAGSSSFGSDLSIQDLLALIYFGSLFYVKSPNEFIATMVARKNERSSCITHGYVWDDTVDLLVENDLDAVSAVAALAAARPSSADGVSHHDALQACAHHARLWLTRADAPIHPGSSVTYAAVRSKLDRIMASDYYTAPAVAGNHGAEGLQAQMSMTDSPEAPSLKETLAAENHKEDEEDSSHATEIDNDHQSNAADVQNVDGKTLVNPRVEYRVAEAEQEKFDVKEQDQMYAEPKKRQFQHPRQSCQNQRGGDRGWRGAYPNGRSGHGGGRGMGSRYENGRGGGGGGGRGMGSGYENGRGGGGGGCGMGSGYENGCGGGGGYQNDRGCGGGYQNGRGGGGGYQNSRGGGGGGGYQNSRGGGGSGGYQNSRGGGGGGGYYNNDDGYYQPRNLNNRGRGAGRWPRGHRED